One Helianthus annuus cultivar XRQ/B chromosome 7, HanXRQr2.0-SUNRISE, whole genome shotgun sequence genomic region harbors:
- the LOC110912977 gene encoding tubby-like F-box protein 3 — MNLDCGLRTRSCRVIQDTSMAVAASDLEEDDDGLRQSCWANMPQELLREVLIRIESSENKWPSRKDVVRCATVCRSWREIMKEIVKRPEISGMLTFPISVKQPGPRESLLQCFIKRKRSTQTYLLYLNLTQALADDGKFLLAARKFRRPTCTDYIISLHADDMSKGSSRYIGKLRSNFLGTKFIVYDGLPPHDGAKMTKSRSTKFMGSTQVSPRVPAGSYPVAHISYELNMLGSRGPRRMQCIMDPIPSSAIEPGGVAPTQTEFPLSSGESFPSIPFFRSRSSCTEKSGPGNQRDEPLVLKNKSPRWHEQLQCWCLNFQGRVTVASVKNFQLVATPPSGQSGPQYEKVILQFGKVGKDVFTMDYRYPISAFQAFAICLSSFDTKIACE, encoded by the exons ATGAATCTCGATTGCGGATTAAGAACCAGATCCTGCCGTGTGATCCAGGACACTTCCATGGCGGTTGCCGCATCGGACCTTGAAGAAGACGATGACGGTTTGAGGCAGAGTTGTTGGGCGAATATGCCGCAGGAGCTGCTTCGTGAGGTGTTGATCAGGATCGAATCGTCGGAGAATAAGTGGCCGTCGAGGAAGGATGTTGTCAGATGTGCTACTGTTTGCCGGAGTTGGAGAGAGATCATGAAGGAGATTGTTAAACGGCCTGAGATTTCTGGAATGTTGACTTTTCCGATTTCGGTCAAACAG CCTGGTCCAAGAGAATCTCTCCTTCAATGCTTTATAAAACGGAAGCGGTCTACTCAAACATATTTACTCTACCTTAATTTGACTCAAG CACTTGCTGATGATGGGAAATTTCTTCTTGCTGCTCGCAAGTTTAGACGCCCCACATGTACCGATTACATCATCTCTTTACATGCCGATGACATGTCAAAGGGGAGCAGTAGATATATTGGAAAATTAAG ATCAAACTTTTTGGGAACCAAGTTCATTGTATATGACGGTTTGCCACCTCATGATGGAGCTAAAATGACAAAGAGTCGCTCCACCAAGTTTATGGGCTCCACTCAAGTCTCTCCTAGGGTTCCTGCTGGAAGCTATCCTGTAGCTCATATCTCATACGAGTTGAACATGCTGGGGTCCAG GGGTCCAAGAAGAATGCAATGCATCATGGATCCCATCCCTAGTTCCGCAATTGAACCTGGAGGCGTGGCTCCCACACAAACCGAGTTCCCTCTTAGCAGCGGTGAATCTTTTCCTTCAATACCTTTCTTCAGATCCAGATCAAGCTGTACGGAAAAAAGTGGGCCTGGTAATCAGAGAGACGAGCCTTTAGTCTTGAAAAACAAATCGCCTAGGTGGCATGAGCAGCTTCAGTGCTGGTGTCTGAATTTCCAAGGACGGGTAACGGTTGCTTCAGTGAAAAACTTTCAGCTGGTAGCTACACCGCCAAGCGGACAATCGGGCCCTCAATATGAAAAGGTTATTCTCCAGTTTGGGAAAGTAGGGAAGGATGTGTTTACGATGGATTATCGCTACCCTATATCTGCTTTTCAAGCATTTGCCATCTGTCTTAGCAGCTTTGACACCAAGATTGCTTGTGAATGA